Proteins encoded within one genomic window of Eurosta solidaginis isolate ZX-2024a chromosome 1, ASM4086904v1, whole genome shotgun sequence:
- the LOC137236829 gene encoding large ribosomal subunit protein mL39-like, with translation MTATKTLTKSVLHIASRLNGFTSLRHYPAASTTAISPAVAKRNDLFSQEQRRQKEIVGRIEKIEVRYRGLPEDVTLAMNASTSTPYNCAQHLSEGHCKRSALALIDGNGPWDMHRPLPESCTLQLLNFTVADPHIVNKAFWRTYSFMLGAALENCFTVEAQLQIHSFPGPNIKSGSFIYDRVLRSQTWAPNKVELRAISAEMIKLAAKDLQIERLDLSDELALEMFADSRHKHEQLSSIAQQNQGRVTLYRLGTHIDISRGPMVASSRFLGKCTVTVAHKIANEGKNDALYRVHGVGLPAGFTLSHVAYNTLEERAKKLNPARLPNEPFEDSQQQIA, from the coding sequence ATGACGGCCACTAAAACGCTCACCAAATCAGTATTGCATATAGCAAGTCGCTTAAATGGATTCACAAGCCTACGTCATTATCCCGCCGCCAGTACAACCGCCATAAGCCCAGCTGTAGCTAAACGCAATGACCTATTCTCACAGGAGCAGCGACGTCAGAAAGAAATAGTGGGAAGAATCGAAAAAATTGAAGTGCGTTATCGTGGATTGCCAGAGGATGTTACACTCGCTATGAATGCTTCTACATCTACACCTTATAACTGTGCACAGCACTTAAGTGAAGGTCATTGCAAACGTTCCGCACTCGCATTAATCGACGGAAATGGGCCTTGGGATATGCATCGTCCGTTGCCCGAATCATGTACATTGCAGTTGTTGAATTTCACCGTAGCTGATCCACATATAGTAAACAAAGCATTCTGGCGCACATATAGCTTCATGCTGGGTGCAGCATTAGAAAACTGTTTTACTGTAGAGGCACAATTGCAAATCCATAGTTTCCCTGGACCAAATATTAAATCCGGTAGTTTTATTTACGATAGAGTACTACGTTCACAAACCTGGGCGCCTAATAAGGTAGAGCTACGCGCTATTTCCGCCGAAATGATTAAATTAGCAGCAAAAGATTTGCAAATTGAACGGCTCGATCTAAGCGATGAACTAGCTTTGGAAATGTTCGCCGATTCACGTCACAAACACGAACAATTGTCTAGTATTGCGCAGCAAAATCAAGGGCGGGTTACACTCTATCGTCTGGGTACACATATTGATATATCGCGTGGCCCTATGGTAGCCTCCTCACGTTTTCTAGGCAAATGTACTGTAACGGTAGCGCATAAGATAGCTAATGAAGGCAAAAATGATGCATTATATAGAGTGCATGGTGTTGGTTTGCCAGCTGGGTTTACGTTAAGTCATGTTGCGTACAATACTTTGGAGGAACGTGCTAAGAAACTGAACCCGGCGCGATTGCCTAATGAACCATTTGAGGATTCACAACAGCAGATAGCTTAA